AGGAGATCGAAGTAATCCCGGTGTCCTCGTTAACACAGGCGGCGGCGTTTTTGTGCGGAGAAGTGGAAATCCCACCCCATCCTTCAAGATTGGAAGAGCTCTTCCAGAAGACAGCCACCTACGAGGAAGATCTGGCGGACGTCAAGGGACAGGAGATGGCCAAACGGGCTTTGGTGGTGGCCGCGGCAGGAGGGCACAATTTGCTCATGATCGGGCCGCCCGGTTCCGGCAAGACCATGCTGGCCAAGCGTTTGCCGACCATCCTGCCGGAGTTAACCCCGGCGGAATCCATCGAAACCACACGGATTTACAGCGCAATTGGCAAGGTGAATCCGCAGCAACCTCTTCTGGCGACGCGGCCGTTTCGCGCTCCACACCACACAATCAGCGATGCGGGCCTGGTGGGTGGCGGTTCCGTTCCGGGGCCTGGGGAAATTAGTCTGGCCCACAATGGCGTCCTGTTTTTGGATGAGTTACCGGAGTTCAATCGGCGAACCCTCGAAGTCCTGCGGCAGCCTTTGGAAGACCGCTCGGTGACGATCGCTCGAGCCAATGTCACCTCCACGTTTCCCGCCAATTTCATGCTGGTGGCGGCCCTCAATCCCTGTCCGTGCGGCTATCGGAATGATCCCCGTCGTCCCTGTCACTGTACTGTGCCGCAGATTGAACGGTACATGTCGAAGATCAGCGGCCCACTTCTCGACCGTATTGACATTCATTTGGAGGTGCCAGCCGTCCCGTTTCAGGAGTTGATGGTCCAACGCCAGGGGATGACCAGCGCCGAGGCTCGGCAGCTTGTGACCCAGGCCCGAGCGATCCAGACGAAGCGTTTTTCTGGCACTCGAACGCGGTGTAACGCGGAGATGACCCATCAGCAAATTCGCCGATTTTGTCGCCTCAATCAGGCGTCGCGGTCGCTTCTCCAGGCGGCGATGACGGAACTCGGGCTTTCCGCCCGGGCACACGACAAGATCCTCCGCGTCGCCCGGACCATCGCCGACCTGGATGGTGCCGACGAAATCAGTGAAATGCATATCAGCGAGGCGATTCAGTACCGGATGCTGGATCGACAGTTCTTCAAGTAGCCGGAGGATTTCGAGCGCGGCGTCCCGGAATCTTGAGCGGGAACTGTTCCTCAGGTGCTTTTCTTGAGGATCCACCTGCGTGTTTGACTTCAGCGGGCACGAAAAGCGTGTTCGTTGAAGTTTACGGAGAGACCTGCCCGCCAGGTCCGCATTCTAACCTTCGATCATCCATTTTCCTGACCGCGTTTCGTCTGCTTGGTTCGGTTCCCGGTTAAATGTAGGGGTAATTCGTGAGTTGCCTTCGGCCCAGGCAGCCTTCGCCTCTCTCTGATGTTAAAAGAGTGGCAATAAGGCGGGCTTGTGGCGGAGTAGTCCGCTTTTTGAAAAAAGACAACGGCTGGTATAATTGAAAAATCGCCAGGGGCGAACCGTTTCATTTCTTTTTGCCTCTATTGAATGGGGCTTTTTCTCAGGAAAGTGGGATCAGCACCGCGGCGGATCGGCTGCCATCGAGATGTGAAAACCACCCCCATGAACCAACCCGACACGGAGGAACCCTCCAACCAACGGACCAGCGTTTGGAGTTCTCGCCCGTACCGCATCTACGCCCCCAGTTGGTTCGCTATGGTTTTGGCGAACCAAATTGAAATGGTG
This is a stretch of genomic DNA from Thermogutta terrifontis. It encodes these proteins:
- a CDS encoding YifB family Mg chelatase-like AAA ATPase; this translates as MLAKLQTFTLVGIDALPVVVEVDVSPTGLAKTVMVGLPEAAVRESTHRVERAIVNSGFQRANTRTVINLAPADVPKEAASFDLPIALGILAASGQMAMEKLTEYAVVGELALDGTLRSVRGALSMAMRLAKDGQCRGLIVPAHNAPEAAIVEEIEVIPVSSLTQAAAFLCGEVEIPPHPSRLEELFQKTATYEEDLADVKGQEMAKRALVVAAAGGHNLLMIGPPGSGKTMLAKRLPTILPELTPAESIETTRIYSAIGKVNPQQPLLATRPFRAPHHTISDAGLVGGGSVPGPGEISLAHNGVLFLDELPEFNRRTLEVLRQPLEDRSVTIARANVTSTFPANFMLVAALNPCPCGYRNDPRRPCHCTVPQIERYMSKISGPLLDRIDIHLEVPAVPFQELMVQRQGMTSAEARQLVTQARAIQTKRFSGTRTRCNAEMTHQQIRRFCRLNQASRSLLQAAMTELGLSARAHDKILRVARTIADLDGADEISEMHISEAIQYRMLDRQFFK